A segment of the Salvelinus namaycush isolate Seneca chromosome 3, SaNama_1.0, whole genome shotgun sequence genome:
CATAGATTGTAGCTACACTAGATATGATATAACCAAAGATTGTTGTTATCCAGCATTTCTGGACATTACAGGTTTGCCAAATCAAAACACTGCAGTAGATTCTACAACTAACCTGGTATTGGCAGTACTGTCTTCGTTCCCAATTCTGGAAACCAGTTATCTTACACATGTCCGTGTCCAGTTGCAGGTGGTTTTAGAAATACCAGAGAAAATGCAGATAGAtagcaaataaaaatatatttctgaGTTTTCTCTAGTGTTTGTGTATTTGTCTGTTGCCTTTTCTTTGTTGCCTTATACGTTTTAGTGCAGGAGTATTCAACTCGTAAAAaaaattgcacacacctggtgtcgcaggtataaatcagtccctgattagaggggaacaattaaaaaaaacagtggaactggcttctaGGTTCAGAGTAGAGTTTGAGGGATATAGTGCATTTTAGAGTTGAAGAGCACCAACCACAGATACACATGCTCTCTAGACCATCTCAAAGACTACATTTAATACAGAATCAGTGTGACGAGGTGACAAAGAGATTGTTTTACTATTGTAACATGTAGTGAATAGAATTCTGTTGTCCTCTGGTTTATAAATCAAACTCTGGTTCTCTTATTGCAGACCAAATTATATACATTTTTCCCAGCTGTTTTTTAGAGGACATTGTATTGCAAGGTATGCTACTGTATATGTGTAGGATATGCTGTGTTGGCTAATTTGCATATGCATCTTAGTTTTTAAACCTACATTCCAGCATACATGACacacacatctttctagctaTACGCTTTTATTTGGCTTTCTAACCAAAGTATATGATTGAATGTTTCTTTAAACCTGCAGTTAGTTAGTTGAAAAGAGACATATAATCAGACCAAAACATGATTTAGAAAAATGTCACTGACAGAAAGCTAATGGAACACTAGCCTCATGAGCAGGCAAATTGACATTTACAGTAGCAGGCTAGGCTAGTCAaactaacattggctagcttttttttaaatggctaAATGGTCAACGGAGTTACCTCTTCATGGGACAATTTGTATTGCTATAACTGCCTCAtttcactgatcataatcttgatgtgattggcctgactgaaacatggcttaagcctgatgaatttactgtgttaaatgaggcctcacctcctggttacactagtgaccatatctcCCGTGCATcccacaaaggcggaggtgttgctaacatttacgattgcaaatttcaatttacaaaaaaaattataataatacattttcgtcttttgagcttctagtcatgtaatctatgcagcctactcaatcactttttatagccaCTGTTTACAGGCATCCTGGTGCGATATACAGccttcctcactgagttccctgaattcctatcggaccttgtagtcatagcagataatattctaatttttggtgattttaatattcacatggaaaagtccacagacccactccaaaaggctttcggagccatcatcgactcagtgggttttgtccaacatgtctctggacctactcactgccacagtcatactctggatctagttttgtgccatggaataaatgttgtagatcttaatgtttttcctcatagtcctggactatcggacaaccattttattacgtttgcaatcgcaacaaataatctgctcagacccaaaccaaggagcatcaaaagtcgtgctataaattctcagacaacacaaagtttccttgatgcccttccagactccctctgcctacccaaggacgtcagaggacaaaaatcagttaaccacctaactgaggaactcaatttaaccttgcgcaataccctagatgcagttgcacccctaaaaactaaaaacatttgtcataagaaactagctccctggtatacagaaaatacccgagctctgaagcaagcttccagaaaattggaacggaaatggagccacaccaaactggaagtttcccgactagcttggaaagacagtagcgtgcagtatcgaagagccctcactgctgctcgatcatcctatttttccaacttaattgaggaaaataagaacaatccgaaatttctttttgatactgtcgcaaagctaactaaaaagcagcattccccaagtgaggatggctttcacttcagcagtaataaattcatgaacttctttgaggaaaagatcatgatcattagaaagcaaattacggactcctctttaaatctgcgtattcctccaaagctcagctgtcctgagtctgcacaactctgccaggacctaggatcaagagagacactcaagtgttttagtactatatcttttgacacaatgatgaaaataatcatggcccctaaaccttcaagctgcatactggaccctattccaactaaactactgaaagagctgcttcctgtgcttggccctcctatgttgaacataataaatggctctctatccaccggatgtgtaccaaactcactaaaagtggcagtaataaagcctctcttgaaaaagccaaaccttgacccagaaaatatgaaaaactatcggcctatatcgaatcttccattcctctcaatattttttgaaaaagctgttgcgcagcaactcactgccttcctgaagacaaacaatgtatacgggTCATAATTGGGtcatgcttcagtctggttttagaccccatcatagcactgagactgcacttgtgtaggtggtaaattaccttttaaaggcgtcagaccgaggctctgcatctgtccttgtgctcctagTCCTTaatgctgcctttgataccatcgatcaccacattcttttggagagattggaaacccaaattggtctacacggacaagttctggcctagtttagatcttatctgtcggaaagatatcagtttgtctctgtgaatggtatgtcctctgacaaatcaactgtacatttcggtgttcctcaaggtttcgttttaggaccactattgttttcactatatattttacctcttggggatgtcattcgaaaacataatgttaactttcactgctatgcggatgacacacagctgtacatttcaatgaaacatggcatgaagccccaaaattgccctcgctagaagcctgtgtttcagacataaggaagtggatggctgaaaacgttctacttttaaactcggacaaaacagagatgcttgttctaggtcccaagaaacaaagagatcttctgttgaatctgacaattaatcttgatggttgtaaagttgtctcaaataaaactgtgaaggacctcggcgttactctggaccctgatctctcttttgacgaacatatcaagactgtttcaaggacagattttttccatctacgtaatattgcaaaatcagaaactttctgtccaaaaattatgcagaaaaattaattcatgcttttgttacttctaggttagactactgcaatgctctactttccggctacccggataaagcactaaataaacttcagttagtgctaaatacggctgctagaatcctgactagaaccaaaaaaaattatcatattactccagtgctagcctccctacactggcttcctgttaaggcaagggctgatttcaaggttttactgctaacctacaaagcattacatgggcttgctcctacctatctttccgatttggtcctgccgtacatacctacacgtacgctatggtcacaagacgcaggcctcctaattgtccctagaatttctaagcaaacagctggaggcagggtattctcctatagatctcaatttttatggaatggtctgcctacccatgtgagagatgcagactcggtctcaacttttaagtctttactgaagactcatctcttcagtgggtcatatgattgagtgtagtcttgcccaggagtgtgaaggtgaacggaaaggctctggagcaacgaaccgcccttgctgtctctgcctggccggttcccctctctccactgggattctctgcctctaaccctattacaggggctgagtcactggcttactggtgctctttcacttgagtgggttgagtcactgacgtgatcttcctgtctgggttggcgcccccccttgggttgtgccgtggcggagatctttgtgggctatactcggccttgtctcaggatggtaagttggtggttgaagatattcctctagtggtgtgggggctgtgctttggcaaagtgggtggggttatatccttcctgttttgccctgtccgggggtatcatcggatggggccacagtgtctcctgacccctcctgtctcagcctccagtatttattctgcagtagtttatgtgtcggggggctagggtcagtttgttatatctggagtacttctcctgtcttatccggtgtcctgtgtgaatttaagtatgctctctctaattctctctttctctctttctttctctctttcggaggacctgagccctaggaccatgcctcaggactacctggcatgatgactccttgctgttcccagtccacctggccatgctgctgctccagtttcaactgttctgcctgcggctatggaaccctgacctgttcaccggacgtgctgcctgtcccagacctgctgttttcaactctctagagaccgcaggagcggtagagatactcttaatgatcggctatgaaaagccaactgacatttactcctgaggtgctgacttgctgcaccctcgacaactactgtgattattattatttgaccatgctggtcatttatgaacatttgaacatcttggccatgttctgttataatctccacccggcacagccagaagaggactggccacccctcatagcctggttccgctctaggtttcttcctaggttttgacctttctagagagtttttcctagccaccgtgcttttacacctgcattgcttgctgtttggggttttaggctgggtttctgtacagcactttgagatatcagctgatgtaagaagggctatataaataaatttgatttgatttttcaaGTGCACTCAAAAACAGATGTTTATCTTATTTCACTCTTTGGGAGTTCATCAAACACATACAGCAAGCAGTTTGACATTTCAGACCACAATTGAGGCCGTGTTTACATCCTAGATAGTAGCAGTGTTAAACTATACTTTTATGAGACAATGTGCAAGATAAGTTATAGTTATTATAAGAATGTTTAACTGTCGTATACAAAAAATCTGCTCCTCCCTCGATGGGGATCGATCAACATCACGTTTTTCCGGCTTCCGCCCACAACCTATAATCTACTGTATATTTGAATTAATACTTGAGTGAGTAGCCCACCATTCACATTCTATTCCATATTCTGAGCCATAGGCCTATCCAAGCCTTTACACTTAATGTAGTTGGTCCAAAGTTGGCATCACGACACTCACTTTAATTGGATTGATCATGTATTTCTATCCCAGTTCACTTTCACGACAACAAAGTAATCAGCCTCTCTTTCAGGTAGACTAACACAATACTTGTTAAATTTCATTCATTATAGAATCTTCAGCTTATTAGGACTGAACATGATTTCCTTTACAACCATGTATGTATACTTTTTAATGAATTGATAGTGCAATTAAATTGTGTAATCAAGTCAGCAGTTTCTTGACTTTGAATGCCTCGACTCCTTTTAAGTTAATTGAGTATTAGACATTATTAATTTTGTGCCATAGTCTGGTCTAGTGGTAATGCTGCTGACTCTGGACCACACATGGCCCTTTGCGGCATGGATTCAAACCTACGCCTTCATATCTGTATTCCTCTACCTTTCTGTCACCCCCTCTCATTCATAACTTGATATCTCAATAAAGAAAGAGAAAataccaatatatatatataaagaaattAGTAATTTCAAGACCATGTACTACCCAGACATGGTGAAGGCAACATAAATAGAATAACGGGTTTTGACATTGGTGGTGACTTTCTGAACTGTTATAGTTAGACCAACAGTTTAAAGTAATACAGAAAAATATTGGTATTTGAGTTCTGATTGACTAAATTGACAACACTTTCAGGAAAGTTGTTGTATTTTCCCTTCAATTCACCAGGACCAGCTATTTGTTTAAAAATGTCTTAGTAAGTTACACAGTATATGTAAGTTGCATAGTATAGTATATGTTCCTGCTGTTCTCTCCTCCCGTTTTTCCTTTtcttcaaatctggtatcagccGGTCTTTGCCCAAGATAGTGAAGATAGTTCACTCAGGCCGTTTACCACTGTCTGCTTAAGGAGGTGGCTCCTTAAGCAGACAACAATGCGATAGTGGTCTGCTTAGTTAGTTGACTTCCATTGAGGGAAAAAATGAAGGAGTGGGCTGTCTCTGTTCCTCTTCCGTCTCTGCTTGAGACTGCAGAATGCTGAGTCACAATGACAAGGCAGAAATACAGCCAGGGCAGAGCctgagtcagtccatactgtagtagAACCAACAGGAGGTTATGACAGGAATAAGCAGGTGTGCAAATTTCACTGGGGACAGGGGGACATGCATTTTTGTCCATCCcaccagttttatcattggaatgtgatacaaaacgaggcaacagtgtgctttaggaccatgcggaagCCTCCGAGCAGTCGGGTAGCCTGTTTGTAGTGTTTATTAGACAAAAAATatgtatacactaccggtcaaaagtttaagactcattcaagggtttttctttaattttactattttctacattgtagaataatagtgaagacatcaaaactatgaaataacacatatggaatcatgtagtaaccaaaaaagcatattttatacttgagattcttcaaatagctaccctttgccttgatgacagctttgcacactcttggctttctctcaaccagcttcatgaggtagtcacctggaatgcatttcaattaacaggtgtgtcttcttaaaagttaatttgtggaatttccttccttcttaatgcgtttgagccaatcagttgtgttgtgacaaggtaggggggggggggggtatacagaagatagccctatttggtaaaatactaggtccatattatggtaagaacagctcaaataagtaaagagaaatgacagtccatcattactttaagacatgaaggtcagtcaatccggaaaatttcaagaactttgaaagtttcttcaagtgtagtcacAGAAACCAtcatgcgctatgatgaaactggctctcatgaggaccaccacaggaatggaagacccagagttacctctgctgcagaggatgagttcattagagttaccagcctcaaaaattgcagcccaagtaaatgcttcagagttcaagtaacagacacatctcaacatcaactgttcagatgagactgtgtgaatcaggccttcatggttgaattgttgcaaagaaaccactactaaaagacaacaataataataaaagacatgcttgggccaagaatcatgagcaatggacattggaccggtggaaaattgtcctttggtctggagtccaaattgaagatttttggttccaacagccgtaTCTTTGTgagtgaacggattatctctgcatgtgtatttcccaccgtaaagcatggaggaggaggtgttatggtgtgggggtgctggtaacacttaaccagaatggctaccacagcattatgcagcgatacaccatcccatctggtttgggcttactgggactatcatttgtttttcaaaaggacaatgacccaacacacctccaggctgtgtaagggctattttaccaagaaggagagtgatggagtgctgcatcagatgacctggcttctaCAATCTCCCGATCTCAacaaaattgagatggtttgggatgagtcggaccgcagagtgaaggaaaagcagccaataagtgctcagcatatgtgagaactccttcaagactgttggaaaagcattccaggtgatgctggttgagagaatgccaagagtgtgcaaagctgtcatcaaggcaaagggtggctatttgaagaatctcaaaaataaaatatattagctaggtggctaaagttagctaggctaggggtaaagagttaaggttaggtctaaggttaaggtcaggagttaggttaaagggttacggttaggggaaggtttagcTAACACGCTAAGTAGTGGCAAAGTAACTAAAAAGTTGTaaatagttgcaaagttgctaattagcaaaaatgctaaagttgtctgtgaacTGAAGCAACCTTTGGAATGCTAGACGTTCGCGTTATATGCTCACCCAAACGTATCCTTTAAAAAGGAATGCCAAGCATGTCGTAGAACAATGTACATTTTTATAAACAGATTAAGATGAAGAGGTCGAGGCGAGAGCAtttactccgcccaaaatctgTCAGCGTGAGATAAACCCGTTTTTGTGTGGAGGTATATAACAAGAGTGTCAAATTACTTGAGGATTTTGATCGAAGTTTCGTATTGTTTAAGCTTTACAAATGTACTAATATATGTGGATGCACGTGGCATTCCGGCAACTTTGAGCAAAACGACGTTTAGTTCTGTGTGTTGTTCACACGCGTACCTGCActttcattggctagaatggtcccacctgatcttgcctgtCTTCAATCGTTGAgcacatgtatttccattgttagattgGTCACTCGGCtctcttgtcaatataataaatAATCTTCGCTTTAGGTCATGTGTATGAGTGGGATCGTCATCAAATGATCCGCCTAGTTTCTGTTGAAATTCTAAAGGTGATTGGCTACACTCTGTGAGGGTGGATTTCACTGACGCATTCCGTTTGGAACAATAAATAGAGCGAACAAAGCTCCTTCCAGTTCACAAGTCTGAGAAGACGCATGAAGAAGTTCTTGCTTCAACAGTGATTGAACGGAACTCCTCTGCCTTCGTCCCGCATTATAGAACAATCCGGATTGGGTAACATAACACTTACTTGAGCTGTAATAGCAAAATAGTTTAAGAAACTCTATTTTTGTAACATTCTTTTAGATATAAAAGAAAATCTGCCAAGATGGAGTCTCAGATCCGCCAGAACTATCACCACGATTGCGAAACTGCCATCAACCGGATGATCAACTTGGAGATGTTTGCCTCCTACACCTACACGTCAATGGTAAGGAGTCTACCAAGATTACCGTTTTGTTGATCTACCTGTATATTGTAATGCCTGGGCTTAAATGGCTTTTTTTCACCTGACTTTTCTGTAGGCCTAGAAAATTAATAGCCAAGAATCTCAACTCCGTTAAGTATATAATTGAGTCTTACTTGGCTTGGCTATTAAGAGCCTCCAGGTAGATATAGCATTCAAATGAAGCCGGGAATCTATCCTACCTTGGACAGAGTGCGTAACAACTCCTTGACAGGTTAATTGGCAGGTTACCAAGTAGACTACGGACTAGACTGATTCATGTCTATCAAGTTTAGTTGCCACAACAGAATGCTGTCTTGTTTGGGATGTTTTCTCTCTTAACCATACTGTCTTTATCCGCCCAGGCTTTCTATTTCTCCCGTGACGATGTGGCTCTGTCTGGCTTCGCGCATTTCTTCAAGGAGAACAGCGACGAGGAGCGCGAGCACGCCGACAAGCTACTCTCTTTCCAGAACAAGAGAGGTGGACGCATTTTACTCCAGGACATCAAGGTGAGCCCTGAGCATAGGAAACACATTTAGATTGTAGACTGATagaatttttttttaattctACATAGACTAGAGTTCTCAGTTGAAAAGGTTATTCATGGACAAATGGTTCATCTAGAGGGGCAAATGAAGAACCCTTTATGGTTCTAGATGGGTTCTTTTGTTCTCTTAACTGTTTACGTCAAGTATGTGAGTTATTTTGAATGAGTAGTCATTAATGGTTATGCTAAGTGATTTCATTTTGAGGTGTGCCCTAAGTGACTGCCCTGGTATTAGAGCAAGGTGGCTGAAGATGTGGCCATACTGCTAACTGTAGGCCTATGAGTACAGGGATTTGATATCATTGGATGGGCGCCAAAGCGTTCTTTGTTCTtaacagtgtgggggggggggggggggtcatttttattgttttaaaatgtatatttctTTGATGGCGAAGCTGTCATTATAAATTAAAACTATATTTTCTGTGCTGCATGGCAATATTGACTTGgccatgtgtgcatacattttatgtataGGTGGACCCAGTAGGAAGTGAACCAGTGGCATTGCAAATGTCATGCTCTACTGACTGAGCCACACCCTATATGTGCTTAATAAACTAAAGCATATGTGGTTAAATTGACCCTATCTTTACTTTTTGTTTCATTGTTTCCAGTTCGTTTGATTTTTAATGTGCCAGATATACTGGCTAACTGTGACTGTTAGTAGGTATGCATAGAAACATCTGCTAGTAGTCCCTAACCCTCCTGTGTTCACTCTGTCCTGTGTAGAAGCCAGATCGTGATGAGTGGGGCAATGGGCTGGAGGCCATGCAGTGTGCTCTGCAGCTGGAGAAGAATGTGAACCAGGCCCTGCTGGACCTGCACAAGATTGCCTCTGACAAGGTTGACCCCCATGTAAGTTATGGTGGAATCACATCACATGTATGTATCACATAGAAGACAGGTACTGTCTCAGAAGCTGATTTGGGTTGTTGTAGCTCTGCTAACTAATGACAAAGGATTGTGACCTTCTTCACAAGCACACAATAGTCCACGGATGCACACTATACACACAATGCAGCTAATGCAGGAGTTAGACATCTGCAAACACCTCATTGAGTTGTCTGTCTGCCCTTATGCCATTACCACCAGGCTCTTGTGTTACTGTATCTACAATAGTCTGTAGTCATTCTCATGTCTGACCTGTGTTTTCCCTCTTTAGCTGTGTGACTTCCTGGAGACCCATTACCTGAACGAGCAGGTGGAGGCCATTAAGAAGCTGGGAGACCACATCACCAACCTCACCAAGATGGATGCTGTCAAAAACAAGATGGCAGAGTACCTGTTTGACAAGCACACCCTGGGAGGCCAGAGCTAAACCACTTCCATCCCCAGGCCTCCAGCCTCGGACCAGGACTCCTGGTCTTTCTGCTCTATTCTGCTGGCTTTGCATTTATAAGGAGGGGAGAGCATAACAGCTGTAATGTTGACAAATTTGTTATTGGAGGGGAGGTATATTGTAAAATAATTGAGGAGTTTCTGATTTTGTCCTATTCCGTTGCGCTGTCTTACTGAGCATTTCAATACCTAAAACATAAGGATCCTATTCACTAGGTGTGACTTCTCATTTTTCAAGCTGAAGAATAAAACCTTTTTTGAGCTGGATTCACTGTTTGTTACTGTGTATGAATGACACATGGGACTGATACATGTTGTGTTTGTCCAATTGTCATGAGCCCGAAGTCTACCACCTGCATTAATTTCTCCATAGAAATGATAAATACTGACAATTTTAGGCTTACTACAGCGACTGAGGGTTAATTAGAAGTTTGACATAAGCTTTATAAGGGCTGTTACATAAAATGTAATGGTGCAATGTATATTCAGGTCCCATAACAGCTAGGTCATTAACTGTGAAATGGGTAACCAACTTCACTACAGTCGCTGTAGCCTTTAACCTGAGGAATTTAAAAGTCAGGTCATTCTGTGAAATGTGCGCAAGTAAACTAGCAAGCTGTTATGAACCACGGGTTGCTGGTTGAAGGACAATATTTGCTATCGGTATATTTAAATGACACGCTACTGCTCATTTAAAATCATATTTGAGTAGCCTTTTCACATTCTTCCACGTTTTTGAGCCGTATGCCTATCCAAGCCTATGAATAAGGCACTTGGACTGTGGAGGGATACCTGGTAAAATAtgacagccttactctaaaacttattgtgggaagcttgtagaaggctacctgaaacgtttgacccaagttaaacaatttaaaggcaatgctacaaaattctgtgtaaacttctggcccactgggaatAACCTGAAATCAttctattctgacatttcaccttaaaataaagtggtgatcctaactgaactaagacaaTTTTTACtcttaaatgtcaggaattgtgaaactgattAAACGTATTCAGCTAAAATGTATATCTATATAAacataaattgcaaaatagttgagattttcgatgtacccattccatggcacatggtttatgaattgatacgcaaaacaacgccggattcaataCTTCGAATTTTTCCATTTAAATAACTATACAAATCTTCCctgctctgcagattctgctgtgaggcagagtcattagattatttattttggtattgtccatatgtagctcgtttttggtcacaggtccaggaatggctgaaaaattgcaacatttgcctagaactaacgctacagatagcaatactgggtgatttgaaaagccgtAGTCAATCaatattattttagcaaaaatgtttatttttaatttacaatctgtagaagctatgagaataggaatgTTCAATTCTTTTGTGAAgtatcacagcacagttgaaaaatatatggcaaatagaaatccgaaatggatgatgttgagagatagatgggaggggttgaatggagctgaagggtgggactaatcacaagataaacaatgtaaagcatacgggatctgtaaaatgtatataggttcgtaacttttgtgaaatagcatagttacaaatagaaatcaaactggatggacatcagaaatagaggaaggactaagaacaaacagagaactattgtaaagtagactgtgtctgtaaaatgtgtataagatgtataaattgaaggtaaaagcagaagtgtttattagtttactccaattgggggatcggtggtagggtttgcggggaataataataaaggtatattctttaaaaaagtatgtatgtctatataggtatgtgtatgtatatatgcgtatatgtatgcatgcgtgtatggatatatatatttacccaaaaaatatgggggattggaaatgatgcagacaattacattggaagcaacattctttccgcaatattaaactgatccaccccttttttttaataaaaaaatgtatatcttctTTTGGATTAACACTAAACAGTCAAAAATGCCATTTCAGAATGTGTGGGGGAC
Coding sequences within it:
- the LOC120033885 gene encoding ferritin, middle subunit-like — protein: MESQIRQNYHHDCETAINRMINLEMFASYTYTSMAFYFSRDDVALSGFAHFFKENSDEEREHADKLLSFQNKRGGRILLQDIKKPDRDEWGNGLEAMQCALQLEKNVNQALLDLHKIASDKVDPHLCDFLETHYLNEQVEAIKKLGDHITNLTKMDAVKNKMAEYLFDKHTLGGQS